The Candidatus Omnitrophota bacterium genome includes a region encoding these proteins:
- a CDS encoding cyclodeaminase/cyclohydrolase family protein, producing MPNFSRKTIARYLDDLAGREPVPGGGSAAALSAALGTALISMVTRYSIGRKGKPRILDRQMTKVLAQSEALRRRLLVLASEDAKAYLAVVAARVGSAKAKQRAALKAAAVPKEVRQLCYKAIRLTPFLTAKGNPYLLSDVEVAVELLMAGFNAASAMVRVNA from the coding sequence ATGCCGAATTTTAGCCGAAAAACCATTGCCCGATACTTGGATGACCTGGCCGGCCGCGAGCCCGTCCCCGGCGGCGGTTCCGCGGCTGCTTTGTCCGCGGCTTTGGGTACCGCGCTCATTTCCATGGTCACGCGTTATTCCATCGGCAGGAAAGGCAAACCCAGGATCTTAGACCGACAGATGACAAAGGTTTTGGCACAAAGCGAGGCCCTGCGCCGTCGGCTTTTGGTTTTGGCCAGCGAAGATGCCAAGGCCTATCTGGCGGTCGTGGCCGCCCGCGTGGGGAGCGCCAAAGCCAAACAGCGCGCCGCTCTTAAAGCCGCGGCTGTTCCCAAAGAGGTGCGTCAGTTATGTTACAAAGCCATCCGACTGACCCCTTTTCTGACAGCCAAAGGCAACCCGTATCTTTTGAGCGATGTTGAGGTGGCGGTGGAATTGTTGATGGCGGGGTTCAATGCCGCGTCCGCCATGGTGAGGGTCAACGCATGA